One Mycolicibacterium goodii genomic region harbors:
- a CDS encoding cytochrome P450, whose product MVEIDSRPATELPLAPRNPLPYREQIRCLRSFVDGMRRLSDAGGPVTRIVLGPRRLLPQALLITSPQGAHDVLSLPDSVADRGGSRNMRELQRLMGGNLLDLTHDRWLPRRRTLQPLFTKKHVPSFAGHMAAAAQTVADSWVDGATVDLDKACRALTLRALGRSVFGVDLDDRAEDVGPALRTSLSWVSDRTVRPVNLPQWVPTPAQRKARAGNAVMHGLATEILADVRADPDLDAPLVRALLEARDPETGRGLTDAEICDELVLFVLAGHDTTSTTVCYALWALGRNPEIQGRVHAEVAALGDRELTTDDVGKLTYTVWVLHEALRLCPPGAATTRMLNKDVAVDGYRAEAGTIAIVNFYVMHRNPALWDHPEQFDPERFSPERSVGRNRWQYLPFGGGPRSCIGDHFAMLEATLALATVVRAVSVESQESDFPVETPFTVIAAAPVLARVTRR is encoded by the coding sequence ATGGTCGAGATCGACAGTCGCCCCGCGACGGAGTTGCCGCTCGCGCCGCGCAATCCGCTGCCCTACCGCGAGCAGATCCGCTGCCTGCGCTCGTTCGTCGACGGTATGCGGAGATTGTCTGACGCCGGTGGCCCGGTCACCCGCATCGTCCTGGGACCGCGTCGGCTGCTGCCTCAGGCGCTGCTGATCACGTCGCCGCAGGGCGCCCACGATGTACTGAGTCTTCCCGACTCGGTCGCCGATCGCGGCGGGTCCCGCAACATGCGCGAACTGCAGCGCCTGATGGGCGGCAATCTCCTTGACCTGACTCATGATCGGTGGTTGCCACGGCGGCGCACATTGCAGCCGCTGTTCACCAAGAAGCATGTGCCCAGCTTCGCCGGCCATATGGCGGCCGCGGCACAAACGGTGGCCGACTCATGGGTCGACGGAGCGACCGTCGATCTGGACAAGGCGTGCCGGGCCTTGACCTTACGGGCCCTGGGACGCTCGGTGTTCGGCGTCGACCTCGACGATCGTGCCGAAGACGTCGGCCCTGCGTTGCGCACTTCGCTGTCGTGGGTGTCCGACCGTACGGTGCGGCCCGTGAACCTGCCGCAGTGGGTGCCCACCCCGGCACAACGCAAGGCTCGTGCAGGAAACGCCGTCATGCACGGCCTTGCCACCGAGATCCTCGCGGATGTGCGCGCGGATCCCGACCTCGACGCGCCGTTGGTGCGCGCACTGCTGGAGGCCCGCGACCCGGAGACGGGACGCGGCCTCACCGATGCCGAGATCTGCGACGAGTTGGTGCTTTTCGTGCTAGCGGGACACGACACCACGTCGACGACGGTGTGCTACGCGCTTTGGGCGCTGGGCCGTAACCCCGAGATTCAGGGCCGCGTGCACGCCGAGGTCGCCGCCCTCGGTGACCGTGAACTGACCACCGACGACGTCGGCAAGCTCACCTACACGGTGTGGGTTTTGCACGAGGCGCTGAGGCTGTGCCCACCGGGGGCCGCGACGACACGGATGCTCAACAAGGACGTCGCCGTCGACGGCTATCGTGCCGAGGCAGGCACCATCGCGATCGTCAACTTCTACGTCATGCACCGCAACCCGGCCCTGTGGGACCACCCGGAGCAGTTCGACCCCGAGCGGTTCAGCCCGGAGCGTTCGGTGGGCCGGAACCGTTGGCAGTACCTGCCTTTCGGTGGCGGGCCACGCTCGTGCATCGGCGATCACTTCGCGATGCTGGAGGCCACGTTGGCGTTGGCCACCGTCGTGCGCGCGGTGTCCGTCGAGTCCCAGGAATCCGACTTCCCGGTGGAGACCCCCTTCACCGTGATCGCCGCGGCGCCGGTTTTGGCCCGTGTCACCAGGAGGTAA
- a CDS encoding DUF3303 domain-containing protein: MKFIVHWTQSQAGFRDAVDKFKKTGAQVPEGVTLLGRWWGMNGQGFAIVETDDAKAMFESAAEWGEFLTMDVTPAVEDAEAGEVLAKLY; this comes from the coding sequence ATGAAGTTCATCGTGCACTGGACGCAGTCGCAGGCCGGCTTCCGCGATGCGGTCGACAAGTTCAAGAAGACCGGTGCCCAGGTGCCCGAGGGGGTGACGTTGCTGGGCCGTTGGTGGGGCATGAACGGGCAGGGCTTCGCCATCGTCGAGACCGACGATGCCAAGGCGATGTTCGAGTCCGCGGCCGAATGGGGGGAGTTCCTCACGATGGACGTCACCCCTGCCGTCGAGGACGCCGAGGCCGGTGAGGTTCTGGCGAAGCTCTACTGA
- a CDS encoding amidase: protein MGTGVMTPLAYLSATEARRAFRSRELSPLDVLDAQIAQIEAQNGDRTTGVNAFTETLFDDARAQARAAADIYTRCAASGDEPPPLLGLTVATKEKHGIAGLRLEQGLAAHRGRIAEHDHPVVERIKAAGGIIHARTTSPEFSCATVTHSPMWGITRNPWNPQTSPGGSSGGAGAALAAGFTTLATASDIAGSTRIPAGFTGTVGYKAPYGRIPGVPPLAADWYRGDGPMGRTVADVALLSAVMAGRHAVDHASWGPVNRSPLRTGGVQGLRIGLSVHLGDFPVAQSVAANTRAVAELLGGAGAEIVDVALPWTTAQIRDTIFAHFGHILGPAMVRETRGGEGELAAYTRRFIEDAAAAAQRCPLVQSLAADARVQHELAVAMRDIDVLLCPTSAVTSLRADGDYLDGIDTEAGHREHYWEGHMTSPFNVANHCAVLSVPSGLSGEGVPTGVQIVSHPHDEATAFRVAHVVQALVGFDARPAMPAGV from the coding sequence ATGGGCACAGGCGTCATGACACCGTTGGCGTATCTGAGCGCCACCGAGGCCAGAAGAGCCTTCCGCAGCCGCGAACTCTCGCCGCTGGATGTGCTCGATGCACAGATCGCGCAGATCGAGGCGCAGAACGGGGACCGCACCACCGGTGTCAACGCCTTCACCGAGACCCTGTTCGACGACGCACGGGCACAGGCCCGCGCGGCCGCCGACATCTACACGCGGTGCGCGGCGTCCGGCGACGAGCCCCCGCCGCTGCTGGGGCTGACCGTGGCCACCAAGGAGAAGCACGGCATCGCCGGCCTGCGCCTGGAGCAGGGGCTCGCGGCACACCGCGGGCGTATCGCCGAGCATGACCATCCCGTCGTCGAACGGATCAAGGCCGCCGGTGGCATCATCCACGCGCGCACCACCAGCCCGGAGTTCAGCTGCGCCACCGTCACCCACTCACCCATGTGGGGCATCACCCGCAACCCGTGGAACCCCCAGACCTCACCGGGCGGCTCGTCCGGCGGCGCGGGTGCGGCGCTGGCCGCCGGGTTCACCACGCTGGCCACTGCGTCCGACATCGCCGGATCCACCCGCATTCCCGCGGGTTTCACCGGCACGGTCGGGTACAAGGCGCCGTACGGACGCATCCCGGGCGTGCCACCCCTGGCCGCGGACTGGTACCGCGGCGACGGACCGATGGGCCGCACCGTGGCCGACGTCGCATTGCTGAGCGCGGTCATGGCGGGCCGTCACGCCGTCGACCACGCGTCGTGGGGCCCGGTGAATCGGTCGCCACTGCGGACCGGCGGCGTGCAGGGTCTGCGGATCGGACTGTCCGTGCACCTCGGCGACTTCCCCGTCGCGCAGTCCGTCGCCGCCAACACGCGTGCGGTGGCCGAGTTGCTCGGCGGGGCCGGCGCGGAGATCGTCGACGTTGCGCTGCCCTGGACCACCGCGCAGATCAGGGACACGATCTTCGCGCACTTCGGTCACATCCTCGGCCCCGCCATGGTGCGCGAAACCCGGGGCGGCGAAGGCGAACTCGCGGCCTATACCCGAAGGTTCATCGAGGACGCGGCAGCCGCGGCGCAGCGTTGTCCGCTGGTGCAGTCACTGGCCGCAGACGCCCGCGTACAGCACGAACTGGCGGTCGCCATGCGCGACATCGACGTCCTGCTGTGCCCGACGTCGGCCGTGACGTCGCTGCGCGCCGACGGTGACTACCTCGACGGCATCGACACCGAAGCCGGTCACCGCGAGCACTACTGGGAAGGCCACATGACCAGCCCCTTCAATGTGGCCAACCACTGCGCGGTGCTCTCGGTGCCCAGTGGGCTGTCCGGCGAAGGGGTGCCCACGGGAGTCCAGATCGTCAGCCATCCGCACGACGAGGCGACGGCATTCCGGGTCGCCCACGTCGTGCAGGCACTGGTCGGCTTCGACGCGCGGCCGGCGATGCCGGCCGGCGTCTGA
- a CDS encoding M20 family metallo-hydrolase codes for MSAHAFLADFHHVATFGATENNGVDRQAATPEDKLSRDWFAAFAAHRGWELRVDGIGNMFALVEFVPGAPYILIGSHLDSQPLGGRFDGAYGVIAALHAAERVEQRIKGGTGTDTGEVRYNLAVVNWFNEEGGRFAPSIMGSSVFAGLMDEDEMLSVRDLSGVSVAEALAQIGYRGTDPRPEVAGYAEIHIEQGRILEREGIALGAVDYSWYTQKLDIEVLGEQSHTGATAMADRRDALVAASKVVLLVHDVVGQFEDEAIVSSVGRFTVEPNSPIVVPRRVHLVADLRSASPDIVVAARSSLLADIAKIAEEHDIRINVRDFDIRDIQRFPQAGIELTQKVAADLGLSVRPIRTMAGHDSVPMNRIVPTVMMFIPSVDGVSHCEREFSTDDDMVAGVDALTGVAWEMVHGALAPETVA; via the coding sequence ATGTCTGCACACGCATTTCTCGCCGACTTCCATCACGTCGCCACCTTCGGCGCCACCGAGAACAACGGTGTCGACCGGCAGGCCGCCACCCCGGAGGACAAACTGAGCCGCGACTGGTTCGCCGCGTTCGCCGCCCATCGCGGGTGGGAACTGCGCGTCGACGGCATCGGAAACATGTTCGCGCTCGTCGAATTCGTCCCGGGCGCGCCGTACATCCTGATCGGGTCGCACCTGGACTCCCAGCCGCTCGGCGGGCGTTTCGACGGCGCCTACGGCGTCATCGCCGCACTGCACGCGGCCGAACGCGTCGAACAACGGATCAAGGGCGGCACCGGCACCGACACCGGGGAGGTGCGGTACAACCTCGCGGTCGTCAACTGGTTCAACGAAGAAGGCGGCAGGTTCGCCCCGTCGATCATGGGGTCCTCGGTGTTCGCGGGACTCATGGACGAAGACGAGATGCTTTCGGTCCGTGACCTTTCGGGTGTCTCGGTCGCCGAGGCGCTGGCCCAGATCGGCTACCGCGGCACCGATCCGCGGCCCGAGGTCGCCGGCTACGCCGAGATCCACATCGAGCAGGGCCGCATCCTGGAGCGCGAGGGCATCGCGCTCGGCGCGGTCGACTACTCCTGGTACACGCAGAAACTCGACATCGAGGTGCTCGGCGAGCAGTCACACACCGGTGCCACCGCGATGGCCGACCGCCGCGACGCCCTGGTGGCCGCCAGCAAGGTGGTACTGCTGGTGCACGACGTCGTCGGCCAGTTCGAGGACGAGGCGATCGTGTCGTCGGTCGGCCGCTTCACGGTCGAACCCAACTCACCGATCGTGGTGCCCCGCCGCGTGCACCTGGTGGCCGACCTGCGCTCGGCCTCACCCGACATCGTCGTGGCCGCGCGGTCGAGCCTGCTCGCCGACATCGCCAAGATCGCCGAAGAGCACGACATCCGGATCAACGTGCGCGACTTCGACATCCGCGACATCCAGCGCTTCCCGCAGGCAGGCATCGAGCTGACCCAGAAGGTCGCCGCCGACCTCGGGCTCAGCGTACGGCCCATCCGCACCATGGCCGGGCACGACTCGGTGCCCATGAACCGCATCGTGCCCACCGTGATGATGTTCATCCCGTCGGTCGACGGGGTCAGCCACTGTGAGCGTGAGTTCAGCACCGACGACGACATGGTCGCCGGGGTCGACGCACTGACCGGAGTGGCCTGGGAGATGGTGCACGGTGCGCTCGCCCCGGAGACGGTGGCCTGA
- a CDS encoding MFS transporter, with protein sequence MTKTEQPEAAEIPDTAPTASQPSDKQPSTGMQKRVLAGGGIGQFIEFYDFTLYGLSAVTLAKLFFPGGSSLAGLLATFATFGVAFFVRPLGGLFFGALGDRIGRRKVLFLTLLLIGTATALIGMLPTHASIGIAAPILLVTCRLIQGFSAGGESVGAPAFVFEHAPLDRRGFWLNITIAATALPSVVGGTLILILSSTMPAAAFESYGWRIPFLLALPLAVFGVWIRAKTEESEAFKQVLAKHEHKEFSPIRETFRENKVRMAQVIFVMGLTAMGFYFLSGYFVSYVQTTGNLSREQSLLINAIAMAFYALLLPVGGIIGDRVGRKPMLIAGSATIAVLSIPCFMLVTSGSLGLAMVGQLLFVVPLCIYGGGCYTFFVEVFTTATRFTSAAISYNVAYAVFGGTAPFIGTMLVSSTELDAAPGYYMAAAAAVVLLLLIFARVPETRRRIG encoded by the coding sequence ATGACAAAGACAGAACAGCCGGAAGCCGCAGAAATCCCCGATACCGCCCCCACCGCGTCGCAGCCGTCCGACAAGCAGCCCAGCACCGGCATGCAGAAACGGGTGCTCGCCGGGGGCGGCATCGGACAGTTCATCGAGTTCTACGACTTCACCCTCTACGGCCTGTCCGCGGTGACGCTGGCGAAGCTGTTCTTCCCCGGCGGCAGCAGCTTGGCCGGTCTGCTCGCGACCTTCGCCACGTTCGGCGTGGCGTTCTTCGTGCGCCCACTGGGCGGGCTGTTCTTCGGCGCCCTCGGTGACCGCATCGGTCGCCGCAAGGTCCTGTTTCTCACACTGTTGCTGATCGGCACGGCCACCGCCCTGATCGGCATGCTGCCGACACACGCCAGCATCGGCATCGCCGCGCCCATCCTGCTCGTCACGTGCCGGCTGATCCAGGGCTTTTCCGCGGGCGGCGAATCCGTCGGTGCTCCCGCGTTCGTCTTCGAGCACGCGCCACTGGACCGCCGCGGGTTCTGGCTCAACATCACGATCGCCGCGACCGCGCTGCCGTCAGTGGTGGGCGGCACGCTGATCCTGATCCTGTCCTCGACCATGCCGGCCGCCGCGTTCGAATCCTACGGGTGGCGCATCCCGTTCCTGCTCGCGCTGCCGCTCGCGGTCTTCGGTGTGTGGATCCGCGCCAAGACCGAGGAATCCGAGGCGTTCAAGCAGGTGCTGGCCAAGCACGAGCACAAGGAGTTCAGCCCGATCCGGGAGACGTTCCGCGAGAACAAGGTCCGGATGGCGCAGGTCATCTTCGTCATGGGGTTGACGGCCATGGGCTTCTACTTCCTCTCGGGCTATTTCGTCTCCTACGTCCAGACCACCGGAAATCTGAGCCGCGAACAGTCGTTGCTGATCAACGCGATCGCCATGGCGTTCTACGCGCTGCTGTTGCCCGTCGGCGGCATCATCGGCGACCGCGTGGGACGCAAGCCCATGCTGATCGCCGGATCGGCCACCATCGCGGTGCTGTCCATCCCGTGCTTCATGCTGGTCACCAGCGGGTCGCTGGGGCTCGCGATGGTGGGGCAGCTGCTGTTCGTGGTGCCGCTGTGCATCTACGGCGGCGGGTGCTACACGTTCTTCGTCGAGGTCTTCACCACGGCAACACGTTTCACGTCCGCGGCGATCAGCTACAACGTCGCCTACGCGGTGTTCGGCGGGACCGCGCCGTTCATCGGCACGATGCTGGTGTCCTCGACCGAACTCGACGCCGCCCCCGGCTACTACATGGCCGCGGCCGCCGCGGTGGTCCTGCTCCTGCTGATATTCGCGCGGGTGCCCGAAACCCGCCGCCGCATCGGCTGA
- a CDS encoding LysR family transcriptional regulator, whose protein sequence is MAKSFTLVQLRYFTAVARHENMRAAALDLNVTQSTLSAAIHQLEREVGAELFQRLSSRGLRLTAEGRRLLIGAKTVLEDADQLYQSVRAEREELVGDLVVGIFSPIAPFHAPNILTAVEKRHPGIKLTFLEGDQETLMRAVRDGICEIAVMYDLGVGTEFDYRTLERIPPHVLVSADHPRAARPEQAVHLRDFEDEPFVLLDLKHSREYYLDIFKRLGLRPRIRHFVSGYETVRSYVGLGQGYSVLNRRLVHDLTYAGRRIVALDLADDVPPIEVVLVRLRDARLTRKAKAVEDVCVDLHAATVQR, encoded by the coding sequence ATGGCGAAGTCGTTCACCCTCGTGCAATTGCGGTACTTCACGGCCGTCGCGCGGCACGAGAACATGCGGGCGGCCGCGCTCGACCTCAACGTCACCCAGTCGACGCTGTCGGCGGCGATCCACCAGCTCGAGCGCGAGGTCGGCGCCGAGCTGTTCCAGCGGCTCTCCAGCCGTGGCCTGCGCCTCACCGCCGAGGGCCGCAGACTGCTGATCGGTGCCAAGACCGTCCTGGAGGATGCCGACCAGTTGTACCAGTCGGTGCGCGCCGAACGTGAGGAACTCGTCGGCGATCTCGTGGTGGGCATCTTCTCGCCCATCGCACCGTTTCACGCGCCGAACATCCTCACCGCCGTCGAGAAACGTCACCCCGGCATCAAGCTGACCTTCCTGGAGGGCGACCAGGAAACGCTCATGCGCGCCGTGCGCGACGGCATCTGCGAAATCGCGGTGATGTACGACCTCGGCGTCGGCACCGAGTTCGACTACCGGACGCTCGAACGCATCCCGCCGCACGTGCTGGTCTCGGCCGACCATCCGCGCGCGGCCCGCCCCGAGCAGGCGGTACACCTCCGCGATTTCGAGGACGAACCGTTCGTGCTCCTCGACCTCAAGCACAGCCGCGAGTACTACCTCGACATCTTCAAGCGCCTCGGGCTGAGGCCTCGTATCCGGCACTTCGTGTCCGGATACGAGACGGTGCGCTCCTACGTGGGGCTGGGACAGGGCTACTCGGTGCTGAACCGGCGGCTGGTCCACGACCTCACGTACGCCGGGCGGCGGATCGTCGCCCTCGACCTGGCCGACGACGTCCCGCCCATCGAAGTGGTTCTGGTGCGCCTGCGCGACGCGCGCCTGACCCGGAAGGCCAAGGCGGTCGAAGACGTGTGTGTGGACCTCCATGCCGCGACAGTCCAGCGCTGA